From Novipirellula galeiformis, the proteins below share one genomic window:
- a CDS encoding DUF1289 domain-containing protein encodes MNNPCEDEGRCVASPCIGTCVLDQSDLCVGCFRSRMEIACWGAAAEVEKQRILQQSLRRRQARESSAS; translated from the coding sequence ATGAACAATCCCTGCGAAGATGAAGGTCGCTGCGTTGCATCGCCGTGCATCGGAACGTGTGTGCTCGATCAAAGCGATCTTTGTGTCGGCTGTTTTCGCAGCCGGATGGAGATTGCTTGTTGGGGAGCCGCAGCCGAAGTGGAAAAGCAAAGGATCCTTCAGCAAAGCCTGCGGCGTCGCCAAGCACGCGAGTCATCGGCTTCCTAG
- the cas7i gene encoding type I-B CRISPR-associated protein Cas7/Cst2/DevR produces the protein MTLHIFANIVTDYGTAANNRGETEGNTTTLQKLIWKGAVHTTVSAEAIRFETRKHLAAMEPGGTNRTWNEDTRTNDWQKPGFDGWGKKGGDTFIDDDLLGYMSAEAAKEEGKAGSAKVRRAVLEVTRAVSLTPWPGDTTFNAASPGATPSAAKKGNNPVPYGAEIHATRYQYGIAMTPDRLRQSDRATKALQAIANLRTVAGNHGRFLFDFSPAAIVFRVTEDPAPRLLYCFGTPDAGHTLSADELVRRVRSGDIEASELIIGGELATTDSGKALAELGADVKEGIKAATQAVCDRVATVSA, from the coding sequence ATGACTCTGCATATTTTTGCCAATATTGTCACCGATTATGGAACCGCCGCGAACAACCGCGGTGAAACCGAAGGTAACACAACCACGCTGCAAAAACTAATTTGGAAAGGTGCTGTTCACACCACCGTCAGCGCTGAAGCAATACGGTTTGAAACACGAAAACATCTCGCCGCGATGGAGCCCGGCGGCACGAACCGAACTTGGAACGAGGACACGCGAACCAACGACTGGCAAAAACCTGGTTTCGATGGCTGGGGTAAGAAAGGTGGTGATACGTTCATCGACGATGACCTGCTTGGATACATGTCAGCGGAAGCCGCGAAGGAAGAAGGCAAAGCTGGATCGGCAAAGGTGCGTCGTGCCGTTTTAGAAGTTACTCGTGCGGTCAGTCTAACACCATGGCCTGGCGACACGACCTTTAACGCCGCTTCACCTGGCGCAACGCCATCAGCCGCAAAAAAGGGCAATAATCCGGTTCCCTATGGGGCGGAAATTCATGCGACTCGCTATCAATACGGGATCGCAATGACCCCTGATCGTCTGAGACAAAGCGATCGTGCAACCAAAGCACTGCAAGCGATTGCGAACCTTCGAACCGTCGCAGGAAACCACGGCCGATTCTTGTTCGACTTTTCCCCTGCTGCGATTGTGTTTCGAGTAACTGAAGATCCTGCACCGCGTTTGCTGTATTGCTTCGGGACTCCGGATGCAGGCCATACGCTGTCGGCGGACGAACTCGTCCGTCGTGTGCGATCGGGCGACATCGAGGCAAGTGAATTGATCATTGGCGGTGAATTAGCCACTACGGATTCTGGCAAAGCTTTAGCCGAACTGGGGGCGGACGTAAAGGAAGGCATCAAAGCGGCCACGCAAGCAGTTTGTGATCGCGTCGCGACGGTGTCGGCATGA
- a CDS encoding DUF4465 domain-containing protein, with protein MRQRKNQLRNRRRLTTERLEDRRLLASGPYAPAAGQPSSTAIAMDDPAIVAWATDWSQYAVGSDVSETFQTPEKALGPAQGTSFDIVSLGRAGEITLQFEIPIRDGLGADFAIFENSVTDNFLELAYVEVSSNGVDFVRFDTDSLTASAVGPFGSIDPTNIDGVAGKYRQGFGTPFDLSELAGVNPALDVTAVTHVRLVDIVGDGAQKDSSGKPIYDPYPTVGSAGFDLDAIGVINQAPYVIASVGFEDVGQTLSTEASWSGHVPDGTPTTGPYGDQVVVGEFPSDDVYFRNAYSLDYGSWSGWAYSNQTNTTTEGYLNQFSAITGGGANGSATYGVSFASSSADDTSAILTLPDDAGPLHSMQITNTTYAALSMRNGDSFAKKFGGDSGTDPDWFLLTIEGNDDLGASVGTVEFYLADFRSDDPAMDYIVDTWVDVDLSSLSGANSLRFSITSSDVGSYGVNTPTYFAMDELAWLTPSVAVDVLDHQIAEDAGAAATTGRVTRGHADVSSAVTVSLSSDTADLIVPPSVTIPAGESFVDFPIGVSNDSFVGGDRQALIAATLATGTSDPLQATRAITILEDDVPTFHVVLDAESIAEGSAATATISRVGVDTSQALTVELSSVSPAIASVGPTVTIPAGASSATFAILAIEDEVDHGGLTVQFTATATGFETLSFSANVLDNDQPFISVVTNEDTFSESDAIPTTQFEDIGVRLADESFDNGADGGGGFVSDGLRLNNTYDPTFGSWSGWAISNTTDVVTPSYFNQYSAITGGGAHGSRTYAVSSGYAADPPSITRESDHGVGFQELSITNATYAALSMAQGDDYAKQFGGADGSDPDWFLLTIEGVNDQNESVGTVEFYLADYRFSDDSLDYIIEDWTTVDVSSLVGAVKLEFALSSSDVGDYGMNTPAYFAVDDIVIAESPTTSPDAKPFVTVTRQKMDLSEPLDVVLSSSDSLQLRLPAVVTIPAGQASVDVPLRIVDDIVVDGDAVVTITATADSLSANTSVTVQDNDQPTVTVSLGSSELDESLGNAQADFEDAGQRLTEDSHYSGQDGAGQFQSGDLVFDNHYNPTWGSWSGWALSNGTDQTTAGYGNQFSAFAGNGANASPTYAVGTGVTGNSAAAVRKTSDGLFDSLMVTNTTYAALSMAQGDAFAKRFGGESGDDPDYLLLTIEGFDAADQAIGSVEFYLADFRFADNALDYIVQDWTRVDLSDVAAAERLEFSVTSSDVGNYGVNTPAYFAVDDIRMNPSAALVGQGVVHRNDDDLSNAVTVTLQSDQPGRLLLPATVTIPAGSASVPFSFDVVDDSIASGHQVIAVAPTAEGYTPVAGIVNVLDNDESQLGLWLDRLVIGEGDGADAVTGVVSRNDADLDSALEVTLDVDAASGIVLPATITIPAGSRSVAFVGDVVSDGLVGEDQTVQVTASAAGGLVDTVALQVTEADVPSLAIEFSLASVSETDGVAAVNLTISRNPLDISEAIVVSLVGVADSSLRLPESITIDANQRSVTVALDLIDNVRSDGDREEVVTATGDGFADGVATIQITDNELAAIELMESDGVTRVSETGTSDTFTLRLTAQPEADVVISVSESDAGDYLVNATRFVFNAENWNVPQTVTLTGVADFNVEENESHTIQVAVVADESDPAFADAESVSIDLAIEEYAVENIELVLHDDKLVIRDVDLDHTFSMVGTEAGLQWGGDDRVQRLVVDAATLGEQAVRLDLAGGDDVVSLTNVSLTNPGPLMIDGGDGWDRLTLTFSGDELDLAAFLANQISGFEEIVITTTEPTLLNLDANVIAQAYGQDVSMTLRVGMSEIMASSDWTLDAPAFVSGAFAQVLRFEHVEIMVVSDLPWRNARDRWDVNNSGSVSAADALAIINRLPLQIDARLPVIESIGDFVGMYYDVSGDGKVTPLDALNVINRLNRSVVTAPADLDAPADLDAPADLDAPAEPEAPAEPKTPAEPEAIPVLLSPVTVDAGEARQADPLEFVAVADTRGSVAVSEASPQRMSVVAGIDEVMREFESDDVDGFDSPWEMLDYQLPE; from the coding sequence ATGCGTCAACGAAAAAATCAACTCCGCAACCGTCGCCGATTGACCACCGAACGGTTGGAAGATCGCCGTTTGTTGGCAAGTGGTCCCTACGCACCCGCTGCGGGGCAGCCCAGCAGTACCGCGATCGCGATGGACGATCCGGCGATCGTGGCGTGGGCGACCGATTGGAGCCAATATGCCGTGGGTTCGGATGTCAGCGAGACGTTCCAGACGCCTGAAAAAGCGTTAGGCCCAGCCCAGGGAACCAGCTTCGACATCGTCTCGCTCGGCCGTGCCGGCGAGATCACGTTGCAGTTTGAGATTCCCATTCGTGATGGACTCGGTGCCGATTTTGCGATTTTCGAAAACAGCGTGACGGACAACTTTTTGGAGCTCGCCTATGTCGAGGTTTCCTCCAATGGCGTCGACTTCGTTCGTTTTGACACCGATTCGTTGACCGCGTCTGCCGTCGGTCCGTTTGGCAGCATCGATCCGACGAACATTGACGGGGTAGCGGGTAAGTATCGTCAAGGATTTGGGACGCCGTTTGACTTGAGCGAATTGGCCGGCGTCAATCCCGCCTTGGACGTCACTGCGGTGACCCACGTTCGCCTCGTCGATATCGTCGGCGACGGTGCACAGAAAGATTCGAGTGGCAAACCGATTTACGATCCCTATCCCACGGTCGGCAGCGCCGGTTTTGATCTCGATGCGATCGGCGTGATCAATCAAGCACCGTACGTGATTGCGTCGGTGGGATTCGAGGACGTGGGCCAGACGCTCTCCACGGAGGCGAGTTGGAGTGGTCACGTTCCCGATGGCACGCCAACCACGGGGCCCTATGGTGATCAGGTCGTGGTTGGGGAATTCCCTAGCGACGACGTCTACTTCCGTAATGCTTATTCGCTCGACTATGGATCTTGGTCGGGGTGGGCGTATTCCAATCAAACCAATACCACGACGGAAGGTTATTTGAACCAATTCAGTGCCATCACCGGTGGTGGTGCGAATGGTTCGGCAACTTACGGTGTTTCCTTCGCGTCGTCCTCCGCTGATGACACCTCCGCGATCCTCACCTTGCCGGACGATGCAGGTCCGTTGCACTCGATGCAAATCACCAACACGACTTACGCGGCGCTGTCGATGCGCAACGGTGACTCGTTTGCGAAGAAGTTTGGAGGTGACTCGGGAACGGATCCCGATTGGTTCCTGTTGACCATCGAAGGAAACGATGATTTAGGTGCAAGTGTCGGAACGGTGGAGTTCTATTTGGCCGATTTTCGCAGTGACGATCCGGCAATGGACTACATCGTCGACACTTGGGTCGATGTTGATTTGAGTTCGTTGTCGGGGGCAAACTCGCTCCGTTTCTCTATCACGTCCTCGGACGTGGGGAGTTACGGAGTGAACACACCGACGTACTTTGCAATGGATGAATTGGCGTGGTTGACCCCCAGTGTCGCGGTCGATGTGTTGGATCACCAGATCGCCGAGGACGCCGGGGCGGCGGCGACTACCGGACGTGTCACGCGTGGTCACGCGGATGTTTCGTCCGCCGTCACGGTCTCGCTCTCGAGTGACACCGCGGATTTAATCGTGCCACCCTCGGTCACCATTCCCGCGGGAGAATCGTTCGTCGATTTTCCGATCGGTGTCAGCAACGACTCGTTCGTCGGCGGTGACCGCCAAGCGTTGATCGCAGCGACGTTAGCGACGGGGACATCCGATCCGCTGCAAGCGACGCGGGCAATCACCATCCTCGAGGATGACGTGCCGACGTTCCATGTGGTCTTGGACGCAGAATCGATCGCCGAAGGATCCGCCGCTACGGCAACGATTTCGCGAGTGGGAGTCGATACGAGTCAAGCGTTGACCGTCGAGCTTTCCAGCGTTTCGCCAGCGATTGCCTCCGTCGGTCCCACGGTCACCATCCCAGCTGGAGCCAGCTCCGCAACCTTCGCGATTCTCGCGATCGAAGACGAGGTCGATCATGGTGGCTTGACCGTTCAATTTACGGCGACGGCGACCGGCTTCGAAACGCTCTCCTTTTCTGCAAACGTGCTCGACAATGATCAACCCTTCATCAGCGTTGTGACAAATGAAGACACGTTCAGCGAGTCCGATGCGATCCCAACGACGCAATTCGAAGACATCGGAGTCCGTTTGGCCGACGAATCTTTTGACAACGGTGCCGATGGCGGTGGTGGATTTGTCAGCGATGGATTGAGGTTGAACAACACCTACGACCCCACCTTTGGCTCTTGGTCGGGATGGGCGATTTCGAACACGACCGATGTGGTGACCCCCAGTTACTTCAATCAATACAGTGCGATTACTGGCGGCGGCGCACACGGGTCGCGCACCTATGCGGTGTCGTCAGGCTATGCGGCGGATCCACCGAGCATCACACGCGAAAGCGATCATGGCGTGGGGTTTCAGGAATTATCGATCACCAATGCAACTTACGCCGCACTCTCGATGGCTCAAGGCGATGACTACGCGAAGCAATTTGGCGGCGCCGATGGATCCGATCCCGATTGGTTCTTGTTGACGATCGAAGGAGTTAACGATCAAAACGAGTCCGTGGGAACGGTCGAGTTCTATTTGGCCGATTATCGTTTCAGCGATGATTCGCTCGATTACATCATCGAAGATTGGACCACCGTCGATGTCTCGTCATTGGTCGGTGCGGTCAAACTCGAGTTTGCCTTGAGTTCCTCGGATGTCGGTGATTACGGGATGAACACGCCAGCCTATTTCGCGGTGGACGATATCGTGATTGCCGAGTCGCCAACGACGAGCCCTGATGCGAAACCGTTTGTTACGGTAACGCGTCAGAAGATGGATTTGTCGGAGCCTCTCGACGTGGTGCTTTCGAGCAGCGATTCACTTCAACTGAGATTGCCCGCCGTGGTCACCATTCCCGCGGGGCAAGCATCGGTGGATGTACCGCTTCGAATCGTTGATGACATCGTCGTCGATGGTGACGCGGTCGTGACGATTACGGCAACGGCCGATTCGCTTTCTGCCAATACCTCGGTCACGGTCCAGGACAATGATCAACCCACGGTTACCGTTTCCCTTGGCTCAAGTGAACTCGACGAGTCGCTTGGCAATGCGCAAGCCGATTTCGAGGATGCCGGACAACGACTTACCGAAGATAGCCACTACAGCGGCCAGGATGGCGCGGGACAATTCCAGTCCGGCGATCTCGTCTTCGACAATCATTACAATCCCACGTGGGGTTCGTGGTCGGGGTGGGCATTGTCCAACGGTACCGACCAAACCACCGCAGGTTATGGGAACCAGTTTAGTGCGTTCGCAGGCAACGGCGCCAACGCTTCGCCAACCTATGCGGTGGGCACCGGGGTAACCGGCAACTCGGCTGCAGCGGTCCGCAAAACCAGTGACGGATTGTTCGATTCGTTGATGGTCACCAATACCACCTACGCTGCGTTATCGATGGCCCAGGGAGACGCGTTTGCGAAAAGGTTTGGTGGCGAATCAGGCGATGATCCTGATTACTTGTTGTTGACGATCGAGGGGTTTGATGCGGCCGACCAAGCGATCGGATCGGTCGAGTTCTACCTTGCTGATTTTCGCTTTGCCGATAATGCGTTGGATTACATCGTCCAGGATTGGACGCGTGTCGACCTGAGTGATGTCGCGGCGGCCGAGCGGCTTGAATTCTCGGTGACCTCGTCCGACGTCGGTAACTACGGAGTCAACACTCCCGCTTACTTTGCCGTTGATGATATCCGCATGAATCCGAGTGCGGCTCTCGTCGGCCAAGGGGTGGTCCATCGCAACGACGACGATTTGTCAAACGCGGTCACCGTGACACTGCAAAGCGATCAACCGGGACGTTTGTTGTTGCCCGCGACGGTGACCATCCCTGCCGGAAGTGCATCGGTCCCGTTTTCGTTTGATGTCGTCGATGACTCTATCGCCAGTGGGCATCAGGTGATTGCCGTCGCTCCGACGGCCGAGGGTTACACGCCGGTCGCGGGGATCGTCAACGTGTTGGATAATGATGAATCCCAACTTGGATTGTGGCTCGATCGGTTGGTGATCGGCGAAGGGGACGGCGCCGATGCAGTAACGGGCGTGGTCTCGCGAAACGATGCCGATTTGGACTCCGCGCTGGAAGTCACCCTCGATGTGGATGCCGCCAGCGGCATTGTATTGCCTGCGACCATCACGATTCCTGCGGGCAGTCGTTCGGTCGCGTTTGTCGGCGACGTTGTCTCCGATGGATTGGTCGGCGAAGATCAAACCGTTCAAGTGACCGCGAGCGCCGCAGGCGGGCTCGTCGATACCGTCGCCCTTCAAGTGACCGAAGCGGATGTGCCAAGTTTGGCGATCGAGTTTTCGCTGGCATCGGTCAGCGAGACGGATGGAGTCGCCGCGGTCAATTTGACGATTTCACGCAATCCGCTTGATATTTCCGAAGCGATCGTGGTGAGCTTGGTGGGCGTTGCGGATTCGAGCCTCCGTTTGCCTGAGTCGATTACGATTGACGCAAACCAACGCTCGGTGACGGTGGCTTTGGATTTGATTGACAATGTCCGTTCGGACGGCGATCGCGAGGAAGTGGTGACCGCGACAGGGGACGGTTTTGCAGACGGAGTGGCGACGATCCAAATCACCGACAACGAATTAGCGGCGATCGAGTTGATGGAGAGCGATGGGGTGACGCGAGTCAGCGAAACCGGGACCTCGGATACCTTTACCCTTCGCTTGACGGCTCAGCCGGAGGCCGACGTGGTGATCTCCGTCTCGGAGTCCGACGCCGGAGATTATCTCGTCAACGCGACTCGGTTTGTGTTTAACGCCGAGAATTGGAACGTTCCACAAACCGTGACGTTGACCGGCGTCGCCGACTTCAACGTCGAAGAAAACGAGTCACATACGATCCAAGTGGCCGTGGTTGCGGACGAGTCAGATCCCGCGTTTGCCGACGCGGAATCAGTCTCGATTGATTTGGCGATCGAGGAGTATGCGGTTGAGAACATCGAATTGGTGTTGCACGATGACAAGCTCGTGATTCGCGATGTGGATCTTGATCACACGTTCTCGATGGTCGGAACGGAAGCCGGGCTGCAATGGGGCGGCGACGATCGTGTTCAGCGGTTGGTGGTGGATGCGGCCACGCTCGGCGAGCAAGCGGTCCGCCTCGATTTAGCCGGCGGTGACGACGTGGTATCGCTAACGAACGTTTCGCTAACCAATCCGGGACCGCTGATGATCGATGGCGGCGACGGATGGGATCGCCTCACGTTGACGTTTTCAGGGGACGAATTGGATCTCGCTGCTTTTCTAGCGAATCAAATTAGCGGGTTCGAGGAAATCGTCATCACGACGACGGAGCCGACGCTGCTAAACCTTGACGCCAATGTGATCGCCCAGGCGTACGGCCAAGACGTCTCGATGACGCTTCGTGTTGGCATGTCCGAGATCATGGCGAGTTCGGATTGGACGCTCGACGCTCCTGCCTTTGTCTCCGGTGCGTTTGCTCAAGTGCTTCGGTTTGAGCATGTTGAAATCATGGTGGTCAGCGATTTGCCGTGGCGCAATGCACGCGATCGTTGGGATGTGAACAACAGTGGTTCGGTGAGCGCTGCGGATGCCCTGGCGATCATCAACCGGTTGCCGCTACAGATCGACGCAAGGCTGCCTGTGATTGAGTCCATCGGCGATTTTGTGGGGATGTACTACGACGTTTCAGGGGACGGAAAGGTGACACCTCTGGATGCACTGAATGTGATCAATCGACTCAATCGAAGCGTGGTGACTGCGCCCGCCGACCTGGACGCGCCCGCCGACCTGGACGCGCCCGCCGACCTGGACGCGCCCGCCGAGCCGGAAGCGCCCGCCGAGCCGAAAACGCCCGCCGAGCCGGAAGCGATCCCCGTGTTGTTGTCGCCCGTCACCGTTGATGCGGGCGAAGCTCGACAAGCCGACCCGCTAGAGTTCGTCGCGGTTGCCGACACGCGAGGCTCGGTAGCGGTTTCCGAAGCGTCGCCGCAACGAATGAGTGTCGTCGCGGGGATTGATGAAGTGATGCGAGAGTTCGAGAGCGATGACGTCGATGGCTTCGATTCGCCGTGGGAGATGCTCGATTATCAATTGCCCGAGTAA
- the cas2 gene encoding CRISPR-associated endonuclease Cas2 — protein sequence MSSQQKWNLVSYDVRDPKRLRRVAKLLEGYGERVQYSLFRVRATTERLEKLRWELSELMAIEDDLLVIPLCDRCATKVDDHSRGDRSDWGDPPPSFEIF from the coding sequence ATGAGCTCACAACAAAAGTGGAACTTGGTGTCGTACGACGTCCGCGATCCCAAACGCCTTCGCCGGGTTGCGAAACTGCTCGAAGGCTACGGTGAGCGGGTGCAATACAGTCTATTCCGTGTCCGCGCAACCACGGAACGATTGGAAAAATTGCGTTGGGAACTCTCCGAATTGATGGCCATCGAGGACGATCTGCTCGTCATTCCACTATGCGACCGCTGTGCCACGAAAGTAGACGATCACTCACGCGGCGACCGCAGCGATTGGGGTGACCCTCCCCCCAGTTTTGAAATCTTCTAA
- the cas5 gene encoding type I-MYXAN CRISPR-associated protein Cas5/Cmx5/DevS gives MIGLYVTVPIASFRRGAAREYWETLPLPAPSTVYGFLLSMVGEVDRERHIGARCTAGVIGHPHESTVLRKLWRIKDKKLGLGNGANVRPDYQELLTDVRLVIWLDSSEEEQPAVGTLQQRVAESLTNDGRHRITRFGGLSLGESTHMVDEVLPIERAPELADESVRLFLLDKSGNFTLPVWVDHVGSSGTRNALGRLMDANFEPPNVERLPQIKNPMMVTNK, from the coding sequence ATGATTGGATTGTATGTGACCGTGCCCATTGCGTCGTTTCGTCGCGGTGCGGCTCGCGAGTATTGGGAAACGCTCCCGCTTCCCGCCCCCTCGACGGTTTACGGTTTCCTACTGTCGATGGTTGGTGAAGTCGATCGTGAACGTCATATCGGTGCTCGTTGCACAGCGGGCGTGATCGGCCATCCTCACGAGAGTACCGTTCTGCGCAAATTATGGCGAATTAAAGATAAGAAACTCGGATTGGGAAACGGCGCGAATGTGCGTCCGGATTACCAAGAACTTTTGACCGATGTCCGTCTAGTCATTTGGCTGGACTCAAGTGAAGAAGAACAGCCAGCCGTCGGCACATTGCAGCAACGAGTGGCCGAGTCCTTGACAAACGATGGCCGCCATCGCATCACGCGTTTCGGTGGACTGAGCTTGGGGGAAAGCACGCATATGGTCGACGAAGTATTGCCGATCGAGCGTGCTCCAGAGCTGGCTGACGAATCGGTTCGTTTGTTCCTGCTCGACAAGAGTGGGAACTTCACGCTTCCTGTTTGGGTCGATCACGTCGGTTCTTCCGGCACACGAAACGCCTTGGGGCGTTTGATGGACGCAAATTTCGAACCTCCCAATGTCGAGAGATTACCTCAAATCAAAAATCCAATGATGGTCACAAACAAATGA
- a CDS encoding type I-MYXAN CRISPR-associated endonuclease Cas4/Cas1: MTANLDSNDTVAAPEEPPIRVMALHALLYCERLFYLEEVEGLYEADERVYAGRRLHEERVPKLDDDSRELRSFEVSSESLGLFGKVDAARIRDGDWVAYEHKKGRCKRVSSSDKTPMAWPSDRLQVAAYAMLLEEQLGQTVTQGRIRYHQDNVTVRVPIDDLIRAEVRAAVEMMRRLRRSGDRPPVSDNEKLCRRCSLRVICLPEEERITVQPEGARDRATLFPSRRDRRTLHVTTVPATVKRSARQLHVETDEGTKKIPMEQVDAVVLYGGAQITSQAIAACVHEKVAVQWVTTGGRVTGMVETPGRVRQRIRQYTALTQSDICLQLARVTVVAKIQFQLQYLLRGTRGNEIARAAAQADIEMIRRAVSRAEKSESLDSLRGEEGIAARHYFSSFNQLLSDRVAASLRMNGRTKHPPRDRLNCLLSYGYSMIFGLVQRTILAIGLEPAFGYFHQPRTTAPPLVMDVMELFRTLLWEMPLVGSLNRGQWDETSDFEIYPGHVWLSDEGRKKAITLFETRLTESYRHPYTDQSLEYGRMVELELRLLEKEWSGSSGAFGQLRIR, from the coding sequence ATGACCGCCAATTTGGATTCTAACGACACCGTTGCTGCTCCCGAGGAACCGCCGATTCGGGTGATGGCTTTGCATGCGCTGTTGTATTGTGAACGGCTGTTTTACTTGGAAGAGGTCGAAGGACTATACGAAGCCGATGAACGAGTATACGCGGGGAGGCGATTACACGAGGAACGGGTTCCGAAACTCGACGATGACTCGCGAGAACTGCGGTCGTTCGAGGTCTCCTCGGAGTCGCTCGGATTGTTCGGAAAAGTCGATGCAGCGCGCATCCGCGATGGCGACTGGGTCGCCTACGAACACAAGAAGGGACGCTGCAAACGAGTGAGTAGTAGTGACAAAACTCCGATGGCTTGGCCCAGTGACCGGTTGCAAGTTGCTGCCTATGCAATGCTGCTCGAAGAACAACTCGGACAAACAGTCACCCAAGGTCGGATTCGCTATCACCAAGACAACGTGACTGTTCGCGTGCCCATTGACGATTTGATTCGAGCAGAAGTTCGTGCCGCCGTCGAGATGATGCGCAGGCTTCGTCGCTCGGGCGATCGACCGCCCGTGTCGGACAATGAAAAACTTTGCCGTCGATGCAGTCTACGTGTTATCTGTCTTCCCGAGGAAGAACGCATTACCGTTCAACCTGAGGGTGCGCGGGATCGCGCGACGTTGTTTCCCTCCCGACGAGATCGCCGCACGTTGCACGTGACCACCGTGCCCGCGACTGTCAAACGATCGGCGAGGCAATTGCATGTCGAAACCGATGAGGGCACCAAGAAAATCCCAATGGAACAAGTCGATGCAGTGGTGCTCTATGGAGGTGCGCAAATCACTTCGCAAGCCATCGCGGCCTGTGTCCACGAAAAGGTCGCAGTTCAGTGGGTGACCACTGGCGGACGGGTCACTGGCATGGTGGAAACGCCAGGCCGAGTCCGGCAGCGAATCCGACAATACACCGCACTTACGCAATCAGACATTTGTTTGCAGTTGGCTCGCGTGACCGTCGTGGCAAAAATTCAGTTTCAGCTCCAGTATTTATTGCGAGGCACACGCGGCAACGAAATTGCTCGCGCTGCAGCGCAAGCGGATATTGAGATGATTCGCCGCGCCGTCTCACGAGCGGAAAAGTCGGAATCGCTCGATTCGCTACGAGGCGAGGAAGGCATCGCGGCACGTCACTATTTTTCGTCTTTCAATCAACTGCTTTCTGATCGTGTTGCCGCATCCCTTCGCATGAACGGTCGCACCAAACACCCGCCCCGAGACCGACTGAACTGTTTGCTTTCATACGGCTATTCGATGATTTTTGGGCTTGTCCAGCGGACGATATTGGCGATTGGACTTGAACCGGCATTCGGCTATTTTCATCAACCACGAACAACCGCGCCACCGCTAGTGATGGACGTGATGGAGTTGTTCCGTACGCTACTCTGGGAAATGCCGCTCGTGGGCAGTCTCAACCGAGGCCAATGGGACGAAACTTCTGATTTTGAAATTTACCCAGGGCACGTTTGGCTATCCGATGAAGGCCGCAAGAAAGCGATTACTCTATTTGAAACACGTTTGACCGAATCCTATCGCCACCCGTACACCGACCAGTCTTTAGAGTACGGTCGGATGGTGGAATTAGAACTGCGTCTGCTTGAGAAGGAGTGGAGTGGTAGCAGCGGTGCGTTTGGTCAGCTTCGAATCCGATAG